The following proteins come from a genomic window of Nicotiana tomentosiformis chromosome 12, ASM39032v3, whole genome shotgun sequence:
- the LOC138903014 gene encoding uncharacterized protein produces MAQFDALYGWRCRCPIGWFEFGKARLYGTDLVKDALDKVKLIQKRFRTAQSRQKSYADQKAHNLSFMVGEKVLLNVSPMKGIVRFGKKGMLSLRFIGPFEVLERAGQVAYKLALPPSLLGVHSVFHVFMLRKYYADRSHVVYCITIQLDERLGYEEEPVTRQARQLRSKKISA; encoded by the coding sequence ATGGCTCAATTTGACGCTTTGTATGGTTGGCGATGTCGTTGCCCCATCGGTTGGTTTGAGTTTGgcaaggctaggttatatggtactgatttggtaaaggatgccttggataaggtaaagttgatACAGAAGAgatttcgcacagctcagtccagacagaagagttatgcggatcaaaaGGCGCataatttatcatttatggtaggcgagaaggttctcttgaacgtctcgcctatgaagggtatcgtgaggttcggaaagaagggcatgCTCAGtctgaggttcattggtccatttgaggtgttggagcGAGCTGGACAGGTTGCGTacaagcttgctttgcctcctagtctattgggagttcattcggttttccacgtgtttatgctccggaagtactATGCTGATAGGTCACATGTGGTATATTGCATCAcaattcagctagatgagagattgggttatgaggaggagccagttacCAGGCAGGCccgccagttgaggtctaagaagatttcaGCTTAA